The genomic window GTAGTTCGTTGCGGATGCGATCGCTTTCGGCAAAATTTTTGGATTTTCTCGCGTCCTGTCTTTGCTGAATTAGAGCCTCAATTTCTGCATCACTTAAACCGTCTTTTGTCAGGGTTTCATCATCTAGTGTTGCTTCTAAACCCAAGATTTTAGCCAAGGTAACTAAGGTATACCACTGGCGGTGGAGTTCATCGGCTGGGGTTTTAGTTGTTCCTTCATGCACCAAAATATTTCCTTCGCGGCGCAAGTCTTTAGCTAATTCAAATACAACCGCCAAACCACCAGAGAAGTTAAAATCATCATCGCCTAATTCTTGAAAGCGGGCGACTAGTTCGGGAATCATTGATGATTCTTCACTCCATCCCAGTTTTTCACCGTATTGATAGCCAAAAAGTAACCCTTCTTTCAGGGTTTTCCAGCTATTTTCCGCAGTGGCGATCGCATCTTCGGTAAAATCTAAAGGCTTGCGATAATGTGCCTGTAAGACAAACAATCTCACCGCCATCGGGTTGACTGGCTGATCTTTCCAATTTCCTACCCCATCTAGTAATTCCCGAATGGTGATGAAATTACCCAATGATTTAGACATTTTTTGACCATCAACCATTACCATACCGTTATGTGTCCAATAACGCGCCAATGGTTGATTCATGGCTGCTTCTGACTGAGCAATTTCATTTTCATGGTGCGGAAAAATCAAATCTCCACCACCACCATGAATATCAATGGTCTTTCCTAATTTAGAGCGAATCATCGCCGAGCATTCAATATGCCATCCCGGACGACCTTCACCCCAAGGAGAACTCCATGCTGGTTCGCCTGGTTTTGCGCCCTTCCACAAAGCAAAATCAAAGGGGTGTTGCTTTTTAACTTCTGATTCATCTGCATCTAACCGACCGCTAGCACCAGCTTGCATTTGCTCCAGTTCTCTGCCTGAGAGTTTGCCATAATTAGGAAAGCGTTCTACACGGTAATAAACATCTCCACCCACAGCGTAGGCTAGACCTTTTTGTTCTAAAATCTGAATCAGTTCATGAATTTCGGGAATATGCTCAGTAACGCGGGGATACTCATCCGCATCCATGACATTTAAGCGGCGGATATCTTCAAAATAAGCATCAATAAAGCGGTTAGAGACCGCTTCCATCGTTGAACCTTGTTCTTTAGCGCGGTTGAGAATCTTATCGTCGATATCAGTAAAATTTTGGATGTAGGTAACTTCAAAACCACGCCAGATCAAATAACGGCGAATCGTATCCCAAACGATGTAAGAACGTGCATGACCCAAATGGCAATAGTCATAAACTGTCACACCGCAGCAATACATCTTAACCTTTCCTGGTTCTACAGTTTCAAAAGGTTCTTGCCGACGAGTGAGGGTATTGTAAATGGTTAGGGTCATAACACAGTAAATTTGAAATAGAAATATACGCAATAATAAAGTAAAGCAGCAGGAATAATTATCCAGCATCCCTATGCTAGTACATCACGGCTGAAATACGACTACCATTTAAAACAGTACAAAAGACCAAAATTCAACTCTTTTGACTTACCCTGTGGGTAGTCGCTTTCGAGTCTATAAATTTTGAGTTGCTCTTAGCGGTGCGGAAATTTTAACTTCTCTCAAATTTTCTAATTTTTTGATTACAGTCTTATGCAATCAGCAGTTACTTCCAATTCTCAACCAATGGATGCTCCCAAACAAGGAATGCCAGTCACAATTATTACTGGATTCCTCGGTAGTGGCAAAACAACCTTACTCAACCATATCCTCAGCAACCAACAGGGTTTGAAAACTGCTGTTTTGGTGAATGAATTTGGAGAAATCGGCATCGACAACGAGTTAATCGTTTCCACTGATGAGAATATGGTGGAATTAAGTAATGGTTGTATCTGCTGCACTATTAATAACGATTTAGTTGATGCTGTATATAAAGTTTTAGAACGGGACGAAAAGCTAGATTACCTAGTTGTAGAAACAACAGGACTAGCAGACCCCCTACCAGTAGCCCTGACATTTTTGGGTACAGAACTGAGAGATTTAACGCGGTTGGACTCGATTATTACTGTAGTAGATGCAGCAAATTACAGCTTAGATTTATTCAACTCCCAAGCAGCTTACAGTCAAATTGCCTACGGTGATGTGATTGTCTTGAATAAGGCAGATTTGGTTGATGAAGCTAAATTAAATGAGTTGGAAACAAAAATTAATGAAGTTAAGGAAGGAGCAAGAATTTTAAGGACGACGCGATCGCAAGTTGCGTTACCTTTAATTCTGAGTGTCGGACTGTTTGAATCTGATAAATATTTTGACAGTGTTGATGAGCATGATCACGAACATCACGATCATGATCATGATGATTCAACCTGTGGTCACGACCATCACGACCATGACCATGATCATGCAAACTGCGGTCACGACCATCACGACCATGAACACCACCATCATCACTCTGACCACTTAGAAAATGATGGCTTTTCATCTATATCTTTCCAAAGTGACCAGCCTTTCTCAATTCGGAAGTTTCAATATTTTCTAGATAATCAACTACCCACGTCTATCTTCCGCGCTAAGGGAATAATGTGGTTTGATGAAAGTCCCAATCGGCATATTTTCCACCTGT from Nostoc sp. UHCC 0870 includes these protein-coding regions:
- the cysS gene encoding cysteine--tRNA ligase, with amino-acid sequence MTLTIYNTLTRRQEPFETVEPGKVKMYCCGVTVYDYCHLGHARSYIVWDTIRRYLIWRGFEVTYIQNFTDIDDKILNRAKEQGSTMEAVSNRFIDAYFEDIRRLNVMDADEYPRVTEHIPEIHELIQILEQKGLAYAVGGDVYYRVERFPNYGKLSGRELEQMQAGASGRLDADESEVKKQHPFDFALWKGAKPGEPAWSSPWGEGRPGWHIECSAMIRSKLGKTIDIHGGGGDLIFPHHENEIAQSEAAMNQPLARYWTHNGMVMVDGQKMSKSLGNFITIRELLDGVGNWKDQPVNPMAVRLFVLQAHYRKPLDFTEDAIATAENSWKTLKEGLLFGYQYGEKLGWSEESSMIPELVARFQELGDDDFNFSGGLAVVFELAKDLRREGNILVHEGTTKTPADELHRQWYTLVTLAKILGLEATLDDETLTKDGLSDAEIEALIQQRQDARKSKNFAESDRIRNELQAQGITLIDSPQGTRWHRG
- a CDS encoding CobW family GTP-binding protein, which gives rise to MQSAVTSNSQPMDAPKQGMPVTIITGFLGSGKTTLLNHILSNQQGLKTAVLVNEFGEIGIDNELIVSTDENMVELSNGCICCTINNDLVDAVYKVLERDEKLDYLVVETTGLADPLPVALTFLGTELRDLTRLDSIITVVDAANYSLDLFNSQAAYSQIAYGDVIVLNKADLVDEAKLNELETKINEVKEGARILRTTRSQVALPLILSVGLFESDKYFDSVDEHDHEHHDHDHDDSTCGHDHHDHDHDHANCGHDHHDHEHHHHHSDHLENDGFSSISFQSDQPFSIRKFQYFLDNQLPTSIFRAKGIMWFDESPNRHIFHLCGKRFTLDDDEWKGEPKNQIVLIGQNLDRETLLTQLENCLSIPSTSRGQGFGK